From a region of the Dictyoglomus sp. genome:
- a CDS encoding protein-L-isoaspartate(D-aspartate) O-methyltransferase has protein sequence MRKIILLILLIFLLYPSFSSTTEELEKKREEMVNLIKSRGVKDEKVLKAMLKVPRHLFVDKSLWNSAYGDFPLPIGFGQTISQPYIVALMTESLRLKGDEKVLEIGTGSGYQAAILAEITKKVYTVEIIKELADRAKERLRALGYTYVMVKWDDGYYGWKEYAPYDAIIVTCAPDHVPPPLIQQLKEGGRMVIPVGPPGMYQTLWLIEKKDGKLKFTDLGGVLFVPLQRRK, from the coding sequence GTGAGAAAGATTATTCTTTTAATTTTATTGATTTTTCTTTTATATCCATCCTTTTCTTCCACTACTGAAGAGCTAGAAAAGAAAAGGGAAGAGATGGTAAATCTTATAAAATCAAGGGGAGTAAAGGATGAGAAAGTGTTAAAGGCGATGTTAAAAGTTCCAAGACACCTTTTTGTAGATAAAAGTCTTTGGAATTCTGCCTATGGAGATTTTCCCTTACCCATTGGTTTTGGACAAACCATTTCCCAACCATATATTGTAGCTCTTATGACAGAATCTCTTAGATTAAAGGGGGATGAAAAGGTATTAGAGATAGGTACAGGTTCTGGTTATCAGGCAGCAATTCTTGCAGAGATAACAAAAAAAGTATATACAGTGGAGATTATAAAAGAGTTAGCAGATAGAGCTAAGGAGAGATTAAGAGCCCTAGGATATACTTATGTAATGGTAAAGTGGGATGATGGATACTATGGTTGGAAAGAATATGCTCCTTACGATGCCATCATCGTAACCTGTGCTCCTGATCATGTTCCTCCTCCTTTAATTCAGCAACTAAAAGAAGGGGGAAGGATGGTCATTCCCGTTGGACCTCCAGGTATGTATCAAACCCTGTGGTTAATAGAAAAGAAGGACGGAAAGTTAAAATTTACAGATCTTGGAGGTGTTCTTTTTGTCCCCCTACAAAGAAGAAAGTAA